A single window of Loxodonta africana isolate mLoxAfr1 chromosome 10, mLoxAfr1.hap2, whole genome shotgun sequence DNA harbors:
- the LOC100675530 gene encoding olfactory receptor 6S1, protein MIAPGENQSSCVTEFILAGFPNLNSTKAELFSVFLLVYLLTLTGNVLIVGVVGTDTRLQTPMYFFLGNLSCLEILLTSIIIPKMLSNFLLSQHTISFGACIAQFYFYFFLGASEFLLLAVMSVDRYLAICHPLRYPLLMSGAVCFRVALACWMGGLLPVLGPTVAVALLPFCGQDVVVRHFFCDSGPLLRLACTNTKRLEEIDFILAFLVIVSSLVITVASYGHIVLAVLRIPSASGRQKAFSTCTSHLMVVTLFYGSAIFLYVRPSQSGSVHTNWAVTVVTTFVTPLLNPFIYALRNEQVKEALKDMFKKVVADSLCHILLVKSFNKTMVR, encoded by the coding sequence ATGATAGCTCCTGGTGAGAACCAGAGCAGCTGTGTGACAGAGTTCATCCTAGCAGGCTTCCCGAATCTCAACAGCACAAAAGCCGAactgttttctgtgttccttctTGTCTATCTGCTGACTCTAACAGGCAATGTGTTGATCGTGGGGGTGGTTGGAACCGATACTCGCCTGCAGACCCCTATGTACTTCTTTCTGGGTAACCTGTCTTGCCTCGAGATCCTGCTCACTTCTATCATCATTCCCAAGATGCTAAGCAATTTCCTCTTAAGCCAACACACTATTTCCTTTGGTGCATGCATCgcccaattttatttttatttctttcttgggGCCTCTGAGTTCCTACTGTTGGCTGTCATGTCTGTGGATCGCTACCTAGCCATCTGTCACCCTCTGCGCTACCCCTTGCTCATGAGTGGGGCTGTGTGCTTTCGTGTGGCCTTGGCCTGCTGGATGGGGGGACTCCTCCCCGTGCTTGGCCCCACAGTGGCTGTGGCATTGCTTCCTTTCTGTGGGCAGGATGTTGTGGTGCGGCACTTCTTCTGTGATAGTGGCCCACTGCTCCGCCTGGCATGCACCAAcaccaaaaggctggaggagATTGACTTTATCCTGGCCTTTCTCGTAATTGTATCCTCACTGGTGATTACTGTGGCATCCTACGGCCACATAGTCCTGGCTGTCCTGCGCATCCCCTCTGCTTCTGGCCGTCAGAAGGCCTTCTCTACCTGTACCTCCCACTTGATGGTGGTGACCCTCTTCTATGGAAGTGCTATTTTTCTCTATGTACGACCATCACAGAGTGGCTCTGTGCATACTAACTGGGCAGTGACAGTAGTAACAACATTTGTGACACCACTACTAAATCCATTCATCTATGCCTTGCGCAATGAGCAAGTCAAGGAGGCTTTAAAAGACATGTTTAAGAAGGTGGTAGCAGACAGTTTGTGTCATATTTTACTTGTTAAGAGTTTCAATAAGACAATGGTGAGGTGA